In the genome of Lycium ferocissimum isolate CSIRO_LF1 unplaced genomic scaffold, AGI_CSIRO_Lferr_CH_V1 ctg8879, whole genome shotgun sequence, one region contains:
- the LOC132045980 gene encoding probable sphingolipid transporter spinster homolog 2 isoform X3 — protein sequence MVGLLLASPIFASLAKSVNPFRLIGVGLTVWTFATAGCGLSIDFWSITICRMLVGVGEASFISLAAPFIDDNAPVDQKTAWLGIFYMCIPTGIAVGYVYGGLVGSLLNWRWAFWIEALLMLPFAILGFVMKPLQLKGFSHTGSKRPLTSVQTSCPEAVASPSQDGSFQTRNVSKDDSKGAPRILNQLTRFWKDMKVLLLEKVYVVNVLGYIAYNFVIGAYSYWGPKAGYYIYHMNNADLMFGGITIVCGIVGTLAGGFVLDLMTSTISNAFKLLSVATFFGAIFCFAAFCFKSLYAFIALFAIGELLVFATQGPVNYVCLHSVKPSLRPLSMAMSTVSIHIFGDVPSSPLVGVLQVSFFIVLIDLMKKMSIKLMLLTVQTQFHYLRRNLQLKVFAKSWFVVFSCSSFIISFWDLQICYVISLILSLCLHSFRIAKGKNTYT from the exons ATGGTTGGGCTTCTTTTGGCATCTCCAATATTTGCTTCCTTAGCCAAGAG TGTTAATCCATTTAGACTTATTGGAGTTGGACTGACAGTCTGGACCTTTGCTACTGCTGGTTGTGGCCTGTCAATTGATTTCTGGTCCATTACCATCTGCAGAAT GCTGGTGGGTGTTGGCGAGGCATCTTTTATAAGCCTTGCTGCTCCATTCATTGATGACAATGCCCCAGTTGATCAG AAAACAGCATGGCTGGGAATATTTTACATGTGTATACCAACTGGGATTGCTGTTGGTTATGTATATGgcggattg GTTGGAAGTCTTCTTAATTGGCGTTGGGCGTTCTGGATAGAGGCATTGCTGATGCTTCCTTTTGCAATTTTGGGTTTTGTGATGAAACCGTTGCAATTGAAAG GGTTTTCGCACACCGGATCAAAAAGACCATTGACTTCTGTGCAGACTTCTTGCCCAGAAGCAG TTGCTTCACCTAGTCAAGATGGTTCATTCCAAACAAGGAATGTTTCCAAGGATGA TTCAAAAGGTGCACCCAGAATTTTGAATCAGTTGACAAGATTTTGGAAGGATATGAAGGTGCTTTTGCTTGAAAAGGTCTACGTCGTGAATGTTCTAG GATACATAGCATATAATTTTGTCATTGGTGCATACTCGTATTGGGGACCAAAGGCTGGTTACTACATATACCACATG AACAATGCAGATCTGATGTTTGGAGGTATTACTATCGTATGTGGAATAGTTGGAACCTTAGCAGGAGGTTTTGTTCTGGATCTAATGACTTCCACGATATCCAATGCCTTTAAG CTTCTTTCAGTGGCAACATTTTTTGGAGCAATATTTTGCTTTGCGGCCTTTTGTTTTAAGAGCTTGTATGCCTTCATCGCTCTTTTTGCAATAGGAGAATTGCTTGTATTTGCAACACAG GGCCCAGTAAATTATGTCTGTCTGCATTCCGTCAAACCAAGTTTGAGACCGTTGTCTATGGCTATGTCCACTGTTTCAATTCACATATTCGGTGATGTGCCTTCCTCTCCTCTTGTGGGGGTTCTCCAG GTATCTTTCTTCATAGTGTTGATAGatttaatgaagaaaatgagCATCAAGTTAATGTTGCTGACAGTTCAAACACAATTCCACTACTTGAGGAGAAATCtacaacttaaagtctttgctaaATCTTGGTTTGTCGTTTTTAGTTGTTCCTCTTTTATCATTTCCTTTTGGGACTTGCAAATTTGCTATGTAATTTCTTTGATACTTAGCTTGTGTTTACATTCTTTTCGAATTGCTAAAGGAAAAAATACTTATACTTGA
- the LOC132045980 gene encoding probable sphingolipid transporter spinster homolog 2 isoform X1, producing MAQASTPQPSWFTPKRLLAIFCIINLLNYVDRGAIASNGVNGKRSECTKSGTCSSASGIQGDFNLSNFQDGVISSAFMVGLLLASPIFASLAKSVNPFRLIGVGLTVWTFATAGCGLSIDFWSITICRMLVGVGEASFISLAAPFIDDNAPVDQKTAWLGIFYMCIPTGIAVGYVYGGLVGSLLNWRWAFWIEALLMLPFAILGFVMKPLQLKGFSHTGSKRPLTSVQTSCPEAVASPSQDGSFQTRNVSKDDSKGAPRILNQLTRFWKDMKVLLLEKVYVVNVLGYIAYNFVIGAYSYWGPKAGYYIYHMNNADLMFGGITIVCGIVGTLAGGFVLDLMTSTISNAFKLLSVATFFGAIFCFAAFCFKSLYAFIALFAIGELLVFATQGPVNYVCLHSVKPSLRPLSMAMSTVSIHIFGDVPSSPLVGVLQVSFFIVLIDLMKKMSIKLMLLTVQTQFHYLRRNLQLKVFAKSWFVVFSCSSFIISFWDLQICYVISLILSLCLHSFRIAKGKNTYT from the exons ATGGCCCAAGCTTCAACTCCGCAACCTTCTTGGTTCACTCCCAAAAG GTTACTAGCCATATTCTGTATAATCAACTTGTTAAATTATGTGGATCGAGGAGCTATAGCGAGCAACGGTGTTAATGGGAAACGCAGTGAGTGTACTAAGAGCGGTACATGCTCTTCTGCCAGTGGAATCCA GGGTGATTTTAATTTGAGCAATTTCCAGGATGGTGTCATATCATCTGCTTTCATGGTTGGGCTTCTTTTGGCATCTCCAATATTTGCTTCCTTAGCCAAGAG TGTTAATCCATTTAGACTTATTGGAGTTGGACTGACAGTCTGGACCTTTGCTACTGCTGGTTGTGGCCTGTCAATTGATTTCTGGTCCATTACCATCTGCAGAAT GCTGGTGGGTGTTGGCGAGGCATCTTTTATAAGCCTTGCTGCTCCATTCATTGATGACAATGCCCCAGTTGATCAG AAAACAGCATGGCTGGGAATATTTTACATGTGTATACCAACTGGGATTGCTGTTGGTTATGTATATGgcggattg GTTGGAAGTCTTCTTAATTGGCGTTGGGCGTTCTGGATAGAGGCATTGCTGATGCTTCCTTTTGCAATTTTGGGTTTTGTGATGAAACCGTTGCAATTGAAAG GGTTTTCGCACACCGGATCAAAAAGACCATTGACTTCTGTGCAGACTTCTTGCCCAGAAGCAG TTGCTTCACCTAGTCAAGATGGTTCATTCCAAACAAGGAATGTTTCCAAGGATGA TTCAAAAGGTGCACCCAGAATTTTGAATCAGTTGACAAGATTTTGGAAGGATATGAAGGTGCTTTTGCTTGAAAAGGTCTACGTCGTGAATGTTCTAG GATACATAGCATATAATTTTGTCATTGGTGCATACTCGTATTGGGGACCAAAGGCTGGTTACTACATATACCACATG AACAATGCAGATCTGATGTTTGGAGGTATTACTATCGTATGTGGAATAGTTGGAACCTTAGCAGGAGGTTTTGTTCTGGATCTAATGACTTCCACGATATCCAATGCCTTTAAG CTTCTTTCAGTGGCAACATTTTTTGGAGCAATATTTTGCTTTGCGGCCTTTTGTTTTAAGAGCTTGTATGCCTTCATCGCTCTTTTTGCAATAGGAGAATTGCTTGTATTTGCAACACAG GGCCCAGTAAATTATGTCTGTCTGCATTCCGTCAAACCAAGTTTGAGACCGTTGTCTATGGCTATGTCCACTGTTTCAATTCACATATTCGGTGATGTGCCTTCCTCTCCTCTTGTGGGGGTTCTCCAG GTATCTTTCTTCATAGTGTTGATAGatttaatgaagaaaatgagCATCAAGTTAATGTTGCTGACAGTTCAAACACAATTCCACTACTTGAGGAGAAATCtacaacttaaagtctttgctaaATCTTGGTTTGTCGTTTTTAGTTGTTCCTCTTTTATCATTTCCTTTTGGGACTTGCAAATTTGCTATGTAATTTCTTTGATACTTAGCTTGTGTTTACATTCTTTTCGAATTGCTAAAGGAAAAAATACTTATACTTGA
- the LOC132045980 gene encoding probable sphingolipid transporter spinster homolog 2 isoform X2, protein MAQASTPQPSWFTPKRLLAIFCIINLLNYVDRGAIASNGVNGKRSECTKSGTCSSASGIQGDFNLSNFQDGVISSAFMVGLLLASPIFASLAKSVNPFRLIGVGLTVWTFATAGCGLSIDFWSITICRMLVGVGEASFISLAAPFIDDNAPVDQKTAWLGIFYMCIPTGIAVGYVYGGLVGSLLNWRWAFWIEALLMLPFAILGFVMKPLQLKGFSHTGSKRPLTSVQTSCPEAVASPSQDGSFQTRNVSKDDSKGAPRILNQLTRFWKDMKVLLLEKVYVVNVLGYIAYNFVIGAYSYWGPKAGYYIYHMNNADLMFGGITIVCGIVGTLAGGFVLDLMTSTISNAFKLLSVATFFGAIFCFAAFCFKSLYAFIALFAIGELLVFATQGPVNYVCLHSVKPSLRPLSMAMSTVSIHIFGDVPSSPLVGVLQDHINNWRVTALILTSILFLASGIWVVGIFLHSVDRFNEENEHQVNVADSSNTIPLLEEKSTT, encoded by the exons ATGGCCCAAGCTTCAACTCCGCAACCTTCTTGGTTCACTCCCAAAAG GTTACTAGCCATATTCTGTATAATCAACTTGTTAAATTATGTGGATCGAGGAGCTATAGCGAGCAACGGTGTTAATGGGAAACGCAGTGAGTGTACTAAGAGCGGTACATGCTCTTCTGCCAGTGGAATCCA GGGTGATTTTAATTTGAGCAATTTCCAGGATGGTGTCATATCATCTGCTTTCATGGTTGGGCTTCTTTTGGCATCTCCAATATTTGCTTCCTTAGCCAAGAG TGTTAATCCATTTAGACTTATTGGAGTTGGACTGACAGTCTGGACCTTTGCTACTGCTGGTTGTGGCCTGTCAATTGATTTCTGGTCCATTACCATCTGCAGAAT GCTGGTGGGTGTTGGCGAGGCATCTTTTATAAGCCTTGCTGCTCCATTCATTGATGACAATGCCCCAGTTGATCAG AAAACAGCATGGCTGGGAATATTTTACATGTGTATACCAACTGGGATTGCTGTTGGTTATGTATATGgcggattg GTTGGAAGTCTTCTTAATTGGCGTTGGGCGTTCTGGATAGAGGCATTGCTGATGCTTCCTTTTGCAATTTTGGGTTTTGTGATGAAACCGTTGCAATTGAAAG GGTTTTCGCACACCGGATCAAAAAGACCATTGACTTCTGTGCAGACTTCTTGCCCAGAAGCAG TTGCTTCACCTAGTCAAGATGGTTCATTCCAAACAAGGAATGTTTCCAAGGATGA TTCAAAAGGTGCACCCAGAATTTTGAATCAGTTGACAAGATTTTGGAAGGATATGAAGGTGCTTTTGCTTGAAAAGGTCTACGTCGTGAATGTTCTAG GATACATAGCATATAATTTTGTCATTGGTGCATACTCGTATTGGGGACCAAAGGCTGGTTACTACATATACCACATG AACAATGCAGATCTGATGTTTGGAGGTATTACTATCGTATGTGGAATAGTTGGAACCTTAGCAGGAGGTTTTGTTCTGGATCTAATGACTTCCACGATATCCAATGCCTTTAAG CTTCTTTCAGTGGCAACATTTTTTGGAGCAATATTTTGCTTTGCGGCCTTTTGTTTTAAGAGCTTGTATGCCTTCATCGCTCTTTTTGCAATAGGAGAATTGCTTGTATTTGCAACACAG GGCCCAGTAAATTATGTCTGTCTGCATTCCGTCAAACCAAGTTTGAGACCGTTGTCTATGGCTATGTCCACTGTTTCAATTCACATATTCGGTGATGTGCCTTCCTCTCCTCTTGTGGGGGTTCTCCAG GATCACATTAATAACTGGAGAGTTACTGCTTTAATCCTGACATCGATTTTGTTTCTGGCCTCTGGAATATGGGTTGTAG GTATCTTTCTTCATAGTGTTGATAGatttaatgaagaaaatgagCATCAAGTTAATGTTGCTGACAGTTCAAACACAATTCCACTACTTGAGGAGAAATCtacaacttaa